Sequence from the Deinococcus sedimenti genome:
ATCACCTCAGCGGCCGCGTCCTGCACGAAGGACCGATCAATCTTCAGCGCGTCAATCGGCAGCCGTCTCAGCAGACTCAGGCTGCTGTGCCCGGTCCCAAAGTCATCCAGGGCAATCCGGATGCCCAGGGCCCGCAGATCGCGCAGCTGGGCGACCGCTGCGTCCGGGTCGCGGAGCACCGCGCTTTCCGTGAGTTCCAGGATCAGCTGCCCTGGGGGGAGACCGGTCGACCGGAGGGCCTCCCGAACCGTCTTCACGAAGTCCGGCTGTTCGAACTGCAACGCGCTGACGTTGACGCTCATCGTTACGGCCCGGCTCACCTGCCACAGGGTAGCCTGCCGGCAGGCTTCATGCAGCACCCACGTGCCGAGCGGTACGATCAGCGCGGCCTCCTCCGCCACCGGAATGAAGGTCCCCGGTGAAATCAGGCCCTGTGTGGGGTGCGCCCAGCGGATGAGCGCCTCGAAGCCCGTCACCAGACCACTTGAAACGTCAAACACCGGCTGGTAGTGCAGCAGGAATTCTCCCCGGGTTAAGGCCGCCCGGAGGTCCCGTTCCAGGGCCAGTTGCGCGGCCGTCTCACTGCCCATGGCGAGGTCGAACGTCTGGACGCCGTTCCGGCCGGCCTGTTTGGCGCGGTGCAGGGCGATGTCAGCGTGCTTCTGTACGGTGATCACGTCTACGCCGTCACGCGGCGCGAGCGCCACCCCGAACGACGCGGTCACATGGACGACGTGACCGTCCACCTCAATGGGCGCAGTCAGACCAGTCCGGAGCTTGTGGGCGACGCGCGTGGCGTGCCCGGGTTCGCCCAGCGAGCGGAGGATGACGCTGAATTCGTCCCCGCCTGTGCGGGCCACGACGCCGCTGTCCGGCACGGTCGCGCGGAGGCGGCGGGCGACCTGCTGCAGAACCCGGTCGCCCACGTCGTGCCCGAGTGCGTCGTTGACGACGGCGAAACGGTCCAGGTCGATGAACAGCACGCTGAACGGATCATCACCGGCCACGGCGAGACGACGGTCAAGTTCCGCCTGAAACTGCGCGCGGCCCGGCAGGCCTGTCAGGAGATCGTGCCGCAGCTGTTCGACCAGGTGATGCTGCGCGGCAGCGAGATGCTCTGCCATCTGAGCGAGCTCTGCCGTTCGGGCACGCTCCGCCTGAGATTCACGGTGGAGCATCTCGGTGTGCAGTTGCACGCTGAGCACCCGGGCTTTGCGGTCGAGGTCCTGCACCCGCCGCGCGCCGTCCAGGGCCTGCACCGCCCGGCCGTGCGCGTACGCCTGCTCCCATCGGCCCTGCCGGGCGTGCACGTCGCTCAGGTGCCCGAGGGCGAGCCGCTCCTGTGGAACCCAACCACAGCGGCGGGCTTCCTCGAGGGCCCGTTCGAGGAGCGCCTGCGCTTCACTCAGCTGGCCGGTCTCCAGCAGGACCTGCCCCTGCGTGATGCGGAAATGGGTGAGTTGCTCGCGGGTGGCGTACTGTTCCGCCACTGGAAGACACTGCGCGCCGACCTGCGCGGCCTGCTCAGCCTGTCCAGTTGCGACGAGGCTGGCCATGACATTTACGTGCAGTACCACCTCGTGCTGGTGGAGCCCGTGCGCGCGGATGAAGGGCAGGTGCGCCTGGGCTGTCCCGATGACGTCACCGTGCCGCTCCAGCTCATGCAGGGCGAAGACGACATTCACGCCCGCAGCGGATTGCAGGGGAACGTGTTTGGCGCGCGTCGCGAATTGCTG
This genomic interval carries:
- a CDS encoding EAL domain-containing protein, whose amino-acid sequence is MIPTDPAAALILVQEAHELASQVRDARGTARALILLGGALLAQGEIQGARLAFAQGRETAVAAEDGVTEARALNGLGLVARADGQYGDAMEHHLASLHAAQAYGDEVGQARTLGNIGALQSELGDHELALHTYREMQQFATRAKHVPLQSAAGVNVVFALHELERHGDVIGTAQAHLPFIRAHGLHQHEVVLHVNVMASLVATGQAEQAAQVGAQCLPVAEQYATREQLTHFRITQGQVLLETGQLSEAQALLERALEEARRCGWVPQERLALGHLSDVHARQGRWEQAYAHGRAVQALDGARRVQDLDRKARVLSVQLHTEMLHRESQAERARTAELAQMAEHLAAAQHHLVEQLRHDLLTGLPGRAQFQAELDRRLAVAGDDPFSVLFIDLDRFAVVNDALGHDVGDRVLQQVARRLRATVPDSGVVARTGGDEFSVILRSLGEPGHATRVAHKLRTGLTAPIEVDGHVVHVTASFGVALAPRDGVDVITVQKHADIALHRAKQAGRNGVQTFDLAMGSETAAQLALERDLRAALTRGEFLLHYQPVFDVSSGLVTGFEALIRWAHPTQGLISPGTFIPVAEEAALIVPLGTWVLHEACRQATLWQVSRAVTMSVNVSALQFEQPDFVKTVREALRSTGLPPGQLILELTESAVLRDPDAAVAQLRDLRALGIRIALDDFGTGHSSLSLLRRLPIDALKIDRSFVQDAAAEVMVGVAVTLARAFSLHVVAEGIETEGQRALAQALGCDGMQGYLLARPAPADEMPPC